A window of Amycolatopsis australiensis contains these coding sequences:
- a CDS encoding MaoC/PaaZ C-terminal domain-containing protein: MPLWFEDFEAMGEDDELVSPGRTVTEADVVSFAATTGDYNPMHTDAVAAADGRFGERVAHGVLGLSWCLGLSSRTGAFEGSALALLGIENWEFQAPLRFGDTVHTRARVMGTRMTGRGDAGVVRVRYDLVTQDGVVAQTGLMSYLIRNRP, from the coding sequence GTGCCGCTGTGGTTCGAGGATTTCGAGGCGATGGGGGAGGACGACGAACTGGTTTCGCCCGGTCGCACGGTGACTGAGGCGGACGTGGTGTCGTTCGCCGCCACGACCGGGGACTACAACCCGATGCACACCGACGCGGTCGCCGCGGCGGACGGGCGATTCGGCGAGCGGGTCGCGCACGGCGTGCTCGGATTGTCGTGGTGCCTCGGCCTCAGCTCGCGGACCGGCGCGTTCGAGGGCTCGGCGCTGGCGTTGCTGGGCATCGAGAACTGGGAATTCCAGGCGCCGCTTCGGTTCGGCGACACCGTGCACACGAGGGCGCGGGTGATGGGCACGCGGATGACCGGCCGCGGCGATGCCGGGGTCGTCCGGGTGCGGTACGACCTGGTGACTCAGGACGGCGTCGTCGCGCAGACCGGTCTGATGTCCTATTTGATCCGCAATCGTCCTTAG
- a CDS encoding NAD(P)-dependent alcohol dehydrogenase, with amino-acid sequence MKAVQVTGYHRNLELREVAEPEISGPLDVVVRVGAAGVCRTDLHILEGQWAEKSGVTLPYTIGHENAGWVHAVGDAVTNVAVGDKVILHPLMTCGLCRACRLGDDVHCENSRFPGIDTAGGYAEYLLTSARSCVKLDDSLEPADVAALADAGLTAQHAAAKAAKVLRPGDVCVVIGAGGLGHIGVQCLKAMSAATLVVLDRNPAALKLAEQIGADVTIVADGSHVDTVLDLTGGHGAEAVIDFVGEGGSTAEGVRMLRRAGSYYVVGYGENLDVPTIDIISTEISFVGNLVGSYTDLQDLMVLAAQGKVKLHTAQYRLEQFQQAVDDLSAGRVRGRAILIP; translated from the coding sequence ATGAAAGCCGTCCAGGTCACCGGGTACCACCGGAACCTCGAGCTCCGCGAGGTCGCGGAACCGGAGATCAGCGGCCCGCTGGACGTCGTCGTCCGGGTCGGGGCCGCCGGTGTCTGCCGGACCGATCTGCACATCCTCGAAGGCCAGTGGGCGGAGAAGAGCGGCGTCACGCTGCCGTACACGATCGGGCACGAGAACGCGGGCTGGGTGCACGCCGTCGGCGACGCGGTCACGAACGTCGCGGTGGGCGACAAGGTCATCCTCCACCCGCTGATGACCTGCGGGCTGTGCCGGGCCTGCCGGCTGGGCGACGACGTGCACTGCGAGAACTCGCGGTTCCCCGGCATCGACACCGCCGGCGGGTACGCCGAGTACCTGCTGACGTCGGCACGGTCCTGCGTAAAGCTGGACGACAGCCTCGAACCGGCCGACGTCGCCGCGCTCGCCGACGCCGGCCTGACCGCCCAGCACGCCGCGGCGAAAGCGGCGAAGGTGCTGCGGCCGGGGGACGTCTGCGTCGTCATCGGCGCGGGCGGCCTCGGCCACATCGGCGTCCAGTGCCTGAAGGCGATGAGCGCGGCGACCCTCGTCGTGCTCGACCGCAACCCCGCGGCGCTCAAGCTGGCCGAGCAGATCGGGGCCGACGTCACGATCGTCGCCGACGGGTCCCATGTGGACACCGTGCTCGACCTGACCGGTGGCCACGGCGCGGAAGCCGTCATCGACTTCGTCGGCGAAGGCGGCTCGACCGCCGAAGGCGTGCGGATGCTCCGGCGTGCGGGCAGCTACTACGTCGTCGGCTACGGCGAAAACCTCGACGTGCCGACGATCGACATCATCTCCACCGAGATCAGCTTCGTCGGCAACCTCGTGGGTTCCTACACCGACCTGCAGGACCTGATGGTGCTCGCCGCCCAGGGCAAGGTGAAGCTGCACACCGCCCAGTACCGGCTCGAACAGTTCCAGCAGGCCGTCGACGACCTGAGCGCGGGGCGGGTCCGCGGCCGGGCAATTCTCATCCCCTGA
- a CDS encoding zinc-dependent alcohol dehydrogenase, giving the protein MKARAAVQVADRRFEIEEFDVPRIGPEEALLRVDACGMCGSDVEQYDGGFAALGVTYPVIPGHEPIGTVAEIGPEAARRWGVRAGDRVAVEPVLGCGSCRSCLTGSYRRCKGSGNGAAINAYGYLPTALTPSLWGGYAEYLYLHPRTVLHKLHDDLPLELAALYQPMAAGIRWFAHDSGLRSGDTVVILGCGQRGLAGVVAARDAGAGRIIVTGLARDAHKLELAKLFGADVTVVADEEDTVAAVAEHTGGEGADVVVDVTAVSTQPIVDAIAVAKPGATVVLAGVKGSGATVPGFLPDAVITKELTVKGLWSQDIRAFEPALRLIESGKYPLERMHTHTFGLDSVARAVETLAGHVPGEDAVHVMIAPHAS; this is encoded by the coding sequence ATGAAAGCCCGCGCCGCGGTACAGGTCGCCGACCGGCGATTCGAGATCGAAGAGTTCGACGTGCCCCGGATCGGCCCCGAGGAAGCGCTTCTGCGGGTGGACGCGTGCGGCATGTGCGGCAGTGACGTCGAACAGTACGACGGAGGATTCGCCGCACTCGGCGTGACCTATCCGGTCATCCCCGGCCACGAACCGATCGGCACCGTCGCCGAAATCGGGCCCGAGGCCGCGCGCCGCTGGGGCGTGCGCGCCGGAGACCGGGTCGCCGTCGAACCGGTGCTCGGCTGCGGTTCCTGCCGGTCCTGCCTCACCGGTTCCTACCGCCGCTGCAAGGGATCCGGCAACGGCGCGGCGATCAACGCCTACGGCTACCTGCCGACCGCGCTGACGCCGAGCTTGTGGGGCGGCTACGCCGAATACCTGTACCTGCACCCGCGCACCGTGCTCCACAAGCTGCACGACGATCTGCCTCTGGAGCTGGCCGCGCTCTACCAGCCGATGGCCGCCGGGATCCGCTGGTTCGCCCACGATTCCGGCCTGCGCAGCGGAGACACCGTGGTGATCCTCGGCTGCGGGCAACGCGGCCTGGCCGGGGTCGTCGCCGCGCGCGACGCCGGCGCCGGCCGGATCATCGTGACCGGCCTGGCCCGCGACGCGCACAAATTGGAGCTGGCCAAGCTTTTCGGCGCGGACGTCACGGTGGTCGCCGATGAGGAGGACACCGTGGCCGCGGTCGCCGAGCACACCGGCGGCGAAGGAGCCGACGTGGTCGTGGACGTCACCGCGGTCTCGACCCAGCCCATTGTGGACGCGATCGCCGTCGCCAAGCCCGGCGCGACCGTCGTGCTGGCCGGGGTCAAAGGCTCCGGCGCGACCGTTCCCGGCTTCCTGCCGGACGCGGTGATCACCAAGGAACTCACCGTGAAAGGCCTGTGGTCCCAGGACATCCGCGCGTTCGAGCCCGCGCTCCGGCTGATCGAATCGGGCAAATATCCGCTCGAACGGATGCACACCCACACCTTCGGCCTCGACTCCGTCGCGCGAGCCGTGGAGACCCTGGCCGGACACGTGCCCGGGGAGGACGCGGTGCACGTGATGATCGCCCCGCACGCGAGCTAA
- the groL gene encoding chaperonin GroEL (60 kDa chaperone family; promotes refolding of misfolded polypeptides especially under stressful conditions; forms two stacked rings of heptamers to form a barrel-shaped 14mer; ends can be capped by GroES; misfolded proteins enter the barrel where they are refolded when GroES binds), whose protein sequence is MAKELRFSVDARRRLELGVNTLADAVKVTLGPKGRNAVLEKLTGPPTITNDGVTIAREVQLEEPFANMGAQLVKEVAMKTNGAVGDGTTTATVLAQAMVREGLAALGEGANPMRVRRGIEETVEAVVERLRKSAAEVTGEAELERIATLAASDDERIGRVIAQALSAVGRHGVVEVEESDSPGLSVEVVDGIEFDHGYTSPYMVTDRERMEVSFDEPVILLTNKKISQVQELMPTVEAARRLDRPLVVLAENVDGPALQLIVSGNVHGTFRAAVVRAPGFGHRRVAELEDLAAALGGRVVSEDSGVTLAEVTERDLGRCEHITITEDTTTIIGGAGAEASVRARIGQLEKQLERARIEHDQDSLKLRIARLSGTVAVVRVGAATSVELKERMLRVEDSLAAARAALEEGVVAGGAALAQAATTVELPALEGDAAQGREIVRRALGEPLYWIAENAGYEGAEVLERVAAMDNGQGFDALAGAYCDLFAAGVIDPLKVTRSALESAASIAALLITTETAVVEKVLVNPGAIIAPGVGDLAEGMVRPSNIY, encoded by the coding sequence ATGGCGAAGGAGCTGCGGTTCAGCGTCGACGCGCGGCGCCGGCTCGAGCTGGGCGTCAACACCCTGGCCGACGCGGTGAAGGTGACCCTCGGCCCCAAGGGCCGCAACGCGGTGCTGGAGAAGCTGACCGGCCCGCCGACCATCACCAACGACGGCGTGACCATCGCCAGGGAGGTCCAGCTGGAGGAGCCCTTCGCCAACATGGGCGCCCAGCTGGTCAAGGAAGTCGCGATGAAGACCAACGGCGCGGTCGGCGACGGCACCACGACCGCCACCGTCCTCGCCCAGGCGATGGTCCGGGAAGGACTGGCCGCGCTCGGCGAAGGCGCGAACCCCATGCGGGTGCGCCGCGGGATCGAAGAGACCGTCGAGGCGGTCGTCGAGCGGCTGCGCAAGTCCGCGGCCGAGGTCACCGGCGAAGCCGAGCTGGAGCGGATCGCGACGCTCGCCGCCAGCGACGACGAACGCATCGGCCGGGTGATCGCGCAGGCGCTGTCGGCGGTCGGCCGGCACGGTGTCGTCGAGGTCGAGGAGTCGGACTCGCCGGGGCTGAGCGTCGAGGTGGTCGACGGCATCGAGTTCGACCACGGCTACACCTCGCCCTACATGGTCACCGACCGGGAGCGGATGGAGGTGAGCTTCGACGAGCCTGTCATCCTGCTCACCAACAAGAAGATCAGCCAGGTCCAGGAGCTGATGCCGACCGTGGAGGCGGCCCGGCGCCTCGACCGCCCGCTGGTCGTGCTCGCCGAGAACGTCGACGGCCCGGCCCTGCAGCTGATCGTCAGCGGCAACGTGCACGGCACCTTCCGCGCGGCCGTCGTCCGCGCGCCCGGCTTCGGGCACCGGCGGGTCGCCGAGCTGGAGGACCTGGCGGCCGCGCTCGGCGGGCGGGTCGTCAGCGAGGACTCCGGCGTCACGCTCGCCGAGGTCACCGAGCGGGACCTCGGCCGCTGCGAGCACATCACGATCACCGAGGACACCACGACGATCATCGGCGGCGCGGGTGCCGAAGCGTCCGTGCGGGCCCGCATCGGGCAGCTGGAAAAGCAGCTGGAACGGGCGCGGATCGAGCACGACCAGGACAGCCTCAAGCTGCGGATCGCCCGGCTGTCCGGCACGGTCGCCGTGGTCCGGGTGGGCGCGGCGACCAGCGTGGAGCTGAAGGAGCGGATGCTGCGCGTCGAGGACTCGCTGGCGGCGGCCAGGGCGGCGCTGGAAGAGGGCGTCGTCGCCGGCGGCGCAGCGCTGGCCCAGGCGGCGACCACCGTCGAGCTGCCCGCTCTGGAGGGCGACGCCGCCCAGGGCCGCGAGATCGTCCGGCGCGCACTCGGCGAGCCGTTGTACTGGATCGCCGAGAACGCCGGCTACGAAGGCGCCGAGGTGCTCGAGCGCGTCGCGGCCATGGACAACGGGCAGGGCTTCGACGCGCTGGCCGGCGCCTACTGCGACCTCTTCGCGGCGGGGGTCATCGACCCGCTGAAGGTGACCCGGTCGGCGCTGGAGAGCGCGGCGTCGATCGCCGCCCTGCTGATCACCACCGAGACGGCGGTCGTGGAGAAGGTGCTGGTCAACCCGGGAGCGATCATCGCGCCGGGTGTCGGCGACCTGGCCGAGGGCATGGTCCGCCCGTCGAACATCTACTGA
- a CDS encoding aromatic/alkene monooxygenase hydroxylase subunit beta, with amino-acid sequence MATPAPKARSFPKVEFTDSEAGALEFPSSKSRAYSYFKPAKLRATVYEDVTVDVQPDPERHLSQGWIYGFGNGPGGYPPEWTRAKSSNWHAFLDPNEEWEQTIYRNNSAVVRQVALGLENAKRANAYGGWNAAWQKFIARNLGAWMHAENGMALHVFTSIQRSGPTNMINTAVAVNAAHKMRFAQDLALFNLDLAESLDTFDGAVHKEVWQSAPEWQPTRRVVEELTAVGDWAELLFGTNVVFEQLVGQLFRSELVMQISARNGDYITPTIVGTGEHDYSRDLTCTRALFRLLTRDERFGAANRELFGQWLSTWVPRCLDAALALQPIWSQPAEKTRTFADSLAATKEKFAQLLSELGLDVPKELDQ; translated from the coding sequence ATGGCAACACCCGCGCCGAAAGCGCGCAGCTTCCCGAAGGTGGAGTTCACCGACTCGGAAGCCGGCGCCCTCGAGTTCCCCAGCTCCAAGAGCCGGGCCTACTCCTACTTCAAGCCGGCCAAGCTGCGGGCGACGGTGTACGAGGACGTGACCGTCGACGTCCAGCCCGACCCCGAACGGCACCTGTCGCAGGGCTGGATCTACGGCTTCGGCAACGGGCCCGGGGGCTACCCGCCGGAGTGGACCCGCGCGAAGTCCTCGAACTGGCACGCCTTCCTCGACCCGAACGAGGAGTGGGAGCAGACCATCTACCGGAACAACTCCGCGGTGGTCCGGCAGGTCGCCCTCGGGCTGGAAAACGCCAAGCGCGCCAACGCCTACGGTGGCTGGAACGCCGCGTGGCAGAAGTTCATCGCCCGCAACCTCGGCGCCTGGATGCACGCCGAGAACGGGATGGCGCTGCACGTGTTCACCTCGATCCAGCGTTCCGGCCCCACCAACATGATCAACACCGCGGTCGCGGTCAACGCCGCGCACAAGATGCGCTTCGCCCAGGACCTCGCGCTGTTCAACCTCGACCTCGCCGAGTCGCTCGACACCTTCGACGGCGCGGTCCACAAGGAGGTCTGGCAGTCGGCCCCCGAGTGGCAGCCCACCCGGCGCGTGGTCGAGGAGCTGACCGCCGTCGGCGACTGGGCCGAGCTGCTGTTCGGCACCAACGTCGTGTTCGAGCAGCTCGTCGGGCAGCTCTTCCGCTCGGAGCTGGTGATGCAGATCTCCGCCAGGAACGGCGACTACATCACCCCGACCATCGTGGGCACCGGCGAGCACGACTACAGCCGCGACCTCACCTGCACCCGTGCCCTGTTCCGGCTGCTCACCCGCGACGAGCGGTTCGGCGCCGCCAACCGGGAGCTGTTCGGCCAGTGGCTGTCGACCTGGGTGCCGCGGTGCCTGGACGCCGCGCTCGCGCTGCAGCCGATCTGGTCGCAGCCCGCCGAGAAAACCCGCACCTTCGCGGACTCGCTCGCCGCGACCAAGGAGAAGTTCGCCCAGCTGCTCTCGGAGCTCGGGCTCGACGTGCCGAAGGAGCTGGACCAGTGA
- the mimD gene encoding propane 2-monooxygenase effector subunit MimD has translation MSTPMQFGSQTEASNMCGVTLMNTPIGRVVADVMGAKDDVALVEYPSMIRVDGRKLLEFDYAELTDALGQPFDGSVFEEISSTHYGRMVHLDDRTLLFANPEDAAEYIGFDLSAHG, from the coding sequence GTGAGCACTCCCATGCAGTTCGGGTCGCAGACAGAGGCGTCGAACATGTGCGGCGTCACCCTGATGAACACGCCGATCGGCCGCGTCGTCGCCGACGTGATGGGCGCCAAGGACGACGTGGCCCTCGTCGAGTACCCGTCCATGATCCGGGTGGACGGCCGCAAGCTGCTCGAGTTCGACTACGCCGAGCTGACCGACGCCCTCGGCCAGCCGTTCGACGGCTCGGTCTTCGAGGAGATCAGCTCCACCCACTACGGGCGCATGGTGCACCTGGACGACCGCACCCTGCTGTTCGCCAACCCCGAGGACGCCGCCGAGTACATCGGCTTCGACCTCTCGGCCCACGGCTGA
- a CDS encoding 2Fe-2S iron-sulfur cluster-binding protein, translating into MADKHRISFEPVDVTMEVGEDEKILDAAFRQGIHLMHGCREGQCSACKSYVLDGEIQMERYSTFACNDAEVEEGYVLLCRAHAFSDCTIELLNFDEEELLNSAPLQHVRTEVAEIVEHTRDIVGLKLRPVDPPGYEFKAGQYADLTIPGTGERRSFSMATTPATTGHIEFVIKKYPGGRFSSLLEDGIAVGDPIELTGPYGNFTLKSGHALPLVLMAGGAGMAPVLGLLRHLSETGDPRRIRFYYGARTAADLFYLDEIRALGERLADFGFVVALSESTDGAAGLGVHAEPGMVTDVVEAAEPQLHRSEVYLCGPPPMVDAALALAARQGVPDDQVFYDKFTTAVHDE; encoded by the coding sequence ATGGCCGACAAGCACCGCATCTCGTTCGAGCCGGTCGACGTCACGATGGAGGTGGGCGAAGACGAGAAGATCCTCGACGCCGCCTTCCGCCAGGGCATCCACCTCATGCACGGCTGCCGCGAAGGCCAGTGCTCGGCGTGCAAGTCCTACGTCCTCGACGGCGAAATCCAGATGGAGCGCTACTCGACGTTCGCCTGCAACGACGCCGAGGTCGAGGAAGGCTACGTGCTGCTGTGCCGCGCGCACGCCTTCAGCGACTGCACCATCGAGCTGCTGAACTTCGACGAGGAGGAGCTGCTCAACTCCGCGCCGCTGCAGCACGTCCGGACCGAGGTCGCCGAGATCGTCGAGCACACCCGCGACATCGTCGGCCTCAAGCTCAGGCCGGTCGACCCCCCCGGGTACGAGTTCAAGGCCGGGCAGTACGCCGACCTGACCATCCCGGGCACCGGTGAGCGCCGGTCGTTCTCGATGGCGACGACACCGGCCACGACCGGGCACATCGAGTTCGTCATCAAGAAGTACCCGGGCGGCCGGTTCTCGTCGCTGCTGGAAGACGGCATCGCCGTCGGCGACCCGATCGAGCTGACCGGGCCGTACGGCAACTTCACGCTCAAGAGCGGGCACGCGCTGCCCCTGGTGCTCATGGCGGGCGGCGCGGGCATGGCCCCCGTGCTCGGCCTGCTGCGGCACCTCAGCGAGACCGGCGACCCCCGCCGGATCCGGTTCTACTACGGCGCCCGCACCGCCGCGGACCTGTTCTACCTGGACGAGATCCGCGCCCTGGGCGAGCGGCTGGCGGACTTCGGGTTCGTCGTCGCCCTTTCGGAGTCCACCGACGGCGCCGCCGGGCTCGGCGTCCACGCGGAGCCGGGGATGGTCACCGACGTCGTCGAGGCCGCGGAGCCGCAGCTGCACCGGAGCGAGGTCTACCTGTGCGGGCCGCCGCCCATGGTCGACGCCGCACTGGCCTTGGCCGCCCGCCAGGGCGTTCCGGACGACCAGGTGTTCTACGACAAGTTCACGACCGCGGTCCACGACGAGTAA
- a CDS encoding metal-sulfur cluster assembly factor: MTTAVSVEAEVLAALATVLDPELDQPVTELGFVRSVRIDDDGVEVHLRLPTSFCAPNFAYLMVSDACDALAAVPGAGRVRVLLDDHHDSEKINRGVAAGAGYVGTFGVEAEDSLEELRRTFRRKAHLAAVERCCRAVLAGGAWTLEELPLLELFDLPEGPLKTALLRRREALGLPTGSHSRVLVGHDGTAVTKADSALWLRLAAATRVSIEGNAHFCRGLLATRYGDADPAPLVTNTRSRS, from the coding sequence ATGACCACGGCCGTGTCGGTGGAAGCCGAGGTCCTCGCGGCGCTGGCCACCGTTCTCGACCCCGAGCTGGACCAGCCGGTGACCGAACTCGGTTTCGTGCGCTCGGTGCGCATCGACGACGACGGCGTCGAGGTGCACCTGCGCCTGCCGACGTCGTTCTGCGCCCCCAACTTCGCCTACCTGATGGTCTCGGACGCCTGCGACGCGCTGGCGGCCGTCCCGGGGGCGGGCCGGGTCCGGGTGCTGCTGGACGACCACCACGACTCGGAAAAGATCAACCGCGGGGTCGCGGCGGGAGCCGGGTACGTCGGCACCTTCGGCGTCGAAGCCGAAGACAGCCTGGAGGAGCTGCGCCGGACCTTCCGGCGCAAGGCGCACCTGGCCGCCGTCGAGCGGTGCTGCCGCGCCGTGCTCGCCGGTGGGGCCTGGACGCTCGAAGAGCTGCCGCTGCTGGAGCTGTTCGACCTGCCCGAAGGCCCGCTGAAGACGGCGCTGCTGCGCCGCCGGGAAGCGCTCGGCCTGCCCACCGGTTCGCACTCCCGCGTGCTCGTCGGCCACGACGGCACTGCGGTCACGAAGGCGGACAGCGCGTTGTGGCTGCGCCTGGCCGCCGCCACCCGTGTGTCCATCGAGGGCAACGCGCACTTCTGCCGGGGGCTGCTCGCCACCCGGTACGGCGACGCGGATCCCGCCCCGCTCGTCACGAACACGAGGAGCCGCTCATGA
- a CDS encoding SDR family NAD(P)-dependent oxidoreductase, with amino-acid sequence MSTADGEVALVTGAAGAIGSEICRALRAAGIRVALADVDEAALERTVADLGPGDDLASFAADLADDRQTAELPDRVRDHFGGLDILVNNAGVREVLPLLDLTPGQWRRTLDIDLVAPFTLARAAIPGMIAQGGGKIVNIASMAGLAAFRDRAAYSSAKAGLIMLTKVIAVECGDQGIRCNAVAPGVVETPMTSSFFGSADLTASIRANTPMRRWCGPAEIAEPVVFLCGPQARFVNGTVIPVDGGWTAGYCGAQLSPRPKES; translated from the coding sequence ATGAGCACAGCGGACGGCGAAGTCGCACTCGTCACCGGCGCGGCAGGCGCGATCGGCTCGGAAATCTGCCGCGCACTGCGCGCCGCCGGGATCCGTGTGGCGCTCGCCGACGTCGACGAAGCCGCACTCGAACGGACCGTCGCGGACCTGGGTCCCGGCGACGACCTCGCGTCGTTCGCGGCCGACCTCGCCGACGACCGGCAGACCGCCGAGCTGCCGGACCGGGTGCGGGACCACTTCGGCGGACTGGACATCCTGGTCAACAACGCCGGGGTCCGCGAGGTGCTCCCGCTGCTCGACCTCACTCCCGGACAGTGGCGGCGCACGCTCGACATCGACCTCGTCGCGCCGTTCACGCTGGCGCGGGCAGCGATCCCGGGCATGATCGCCCAGGGCGGCGGGAAGATCGTCAACATCGCGTCGATGGCGGGGCTCGCCGCGTTCCGCGACCGAGCCGCCTACAGCAGCGCCAAGGCGGGGTTGATCATGCTCACGAAGGTGATCGCCGTGGAGTGCGGCGACCAGGGCATCCGGTGCAACGCCGTCGCCCCCGGCGTCGTCGAAACCCCGATGACCAGTTCGTTCTTCGGCTCCGCCGACCTGACCGCGTCGATCCGCGCGAACACCCCGATGCGGCGCTGGTGCGGCCCGGCGGAGATCGCCGAGCCGGTCGTGTTCCTGTGCGGCCCGCAAGCCCGGTTCGTCAACGGCACCGTCATCCCGGTCGACGGTGGCTGGACCGCGGGCTACTGCGGAGCCCAACTCTCGCCCCGGCCGAAGGAGTCCTGA
- a CDS encoding amidohydrolase family protein produces the protein MYEKDGEQYYVVDGHVHIWDAREANLKNVHGKQFIDCFYDYHRNLSPEEVVWDYDTYTYYGAERFMKDVFGEGHVDHAIFQATLLTEFYKTGFGQTEEAFGLARQHPDKLTYNHAYDPRDGEAGLERLRRDAERMNLKGVKLYTAEWHGDSRGYKLDEPWSRRYLEECLALGIRNIHVHKGPTIRPLDRDAFDVADIDKVATDYLDLNFIVEHVGLPRLEDFCWIATQESNVYGGLAVAIPFIHTRPRYFAQIIGELLYWLGEDKILFGSDYALWTPKWLVERFVDFRIPGDMTEYPAITTEQKKKILGLNAAALYDLDVPRQLRLPTQAGDAGAEVAAGAGGR, from the coding sequence ATGTACGAGAAGGATGGCGAGCAGTACTACGTCGTCGACGGCCACGTCCACATCTGGGACGCCCGCGAGGCCAACCTCAAGAACGTCCACGGCAAGCAGTTCATCGACTGCTTCTACGACTACCACCGCAACCTCAGCCCCGAAGAGGTCGTCTGGGACTACGACACCTACACCTACTACGGTGCCGAGCGGTTCATGAAGGACGTCTTCGGCGAAGGGCACGTCGACCACGCGATCTTCCAGGCCACGCTGCTCACCGAGTTCTACAAGACCGGGTTCGGGCAGACCGAGGAGGCGTTCGGCCTCGCCCGGCAGCACCCCGACAAGCTGACCTACAACCACGCCTACGACCCGCGCGACGGCGAAGCCGGCCTCGAGCGGCTGCGCCGCGACGCCGAGCGGATGAACCTCAAGGGCGTCAAGCTCTACACCGCGGAGTGGCACGGCGACTCGCGCGGCTACAAGCTCGACGAGCCGTGGTCGCGCCGCTACCTGGAGGAGTGCCTCGCCCTCGGCATCCGCAACATCCACGTCCACAAGGGACCGACGATCCGGCCGCTGGACCGGGACGCCTTCGACGTCGCCGACATCGACAAGGTCGCGACCGACTACCTCGACCTCAACTTCATCGTCGAGCACGTCGGCCTGCCGCGCCTGGAGGACTTCTGCTGGATCGCCACCCAGGAGTCCAATGTGTACGGTGGGCTGGCGGTGGCGATCCCGTTCATCCACACCCGGCCGCGGTACTTCGCCCAGATCATCGGCGAGCTGCTGTACTGGCTCGGCGAAGACAAGATTCTCTTCGGCAGCGACTACGCGCTGTGGACGCCGAAGTGGCTCGTCGAGCGGTTCGTCGACTTCCGCATCCCGGGGGACATGACCGAGTACCCGGCGATCACCACCGAACAGAAGAAGAAGATCCTCGGCCTCAACGCCGCCGCGCTCTACGACCTCGACGTGCCGCGCCAGCTGCGGCTGCCGACCCAGGCCGGTGACGCCGGCGCCGAAGTCGCCGCCGGGGCGGGTGGGCGATGA
- a CDS encoding nuclear transport factor 2 family protein, with product MLTHEELSAKQEIADLLLGYCRGIDRCDAELVKQAFWPDAYDNHGADAGPAWEFADRIVAAKLATTEWTTHAVTNHLVELDGDRAFSEAIVLTFQKQKDHQEINVFCGRYVDRVERRDGTWRIAYRQMIHDWSGSTVLAPWALGSVASGAFVQGARRDADFVTGPGRADLMGAK from the coding sequence GTGCTGACCCACGAAGAACTGTCCGCGAAACAGGAAATCGCCGACCTGCTGCTCGGGTACTGCCGCGGCATCGACCGCTGCGACGCCGAACTGGTCAAGCAGGCGTTCTGGCCGGACGCCTACGACAACCACGGCGCGGACGCGGGCCCGGCATGGGAATTCGCGGACCGGATCGTCGCGGCGAAACTCGCGACCACGGAATGGACCACCCACGCGGTCACCAACCACCTCGTCGAACTCGACGGCGACCGGGCGTTCTCCGAGGCGATCGTGCTGACCTTCCAGAAACAGAAGGACCACCAGGAGATCAACGTTTTCTGCGGCCGCTACGTCGACCGCGTCGAACGGCGCGACGGAACCTGGCGCATCGCCTACCGGCAGATGATCCACGACTGGAGCGGTTCCACCGTGCTCGCGCCCTGGGCGCTGGGCAGCGTCGCCAGCGGAGCGTTCGTCCAGGGCGCCCGCCGCGACGCCGACTTCGTCACCGGCCCCGGCCGCGCAGACCTGATGGGAGCGAAATGA